In Aythya fuligula isolate bAytFul2 chromosome 6, bAytFul2.pri, whole genome shotgun sequence, the following are encoded in one genomic region:
- the TBR1 gene encoding T-box brain protein 1 gives MQLEHCLSPSIMLSKKFLNVSSSYPHAGGSELALHDHPIISTTDNLERSSPLKKITRGMTNQSDTDNFPDSKDTPGDVQRNKLSPVLDGVSELRHSFDGSAADRYLLSQSSQPQSAASAPSTMFPYPGQHGPAHPAFSIASPSRYMAHHPVITNGAYNSLLSNSSPQGYPTAGYPYPQQYGHSYQGAPFYQFSSTQPGLVPGKAQVYLCNRPLWLKFHRHQTEMIITKQGRRMFPFLSFNISGLDPTAHYNIFVDVILADPNHWRFQGGKWVPCGKADTNVQGNRVYMHPDSPNTGAHWMRQEISFGKLKLTNNKGASNNNGQMVVLQSLHKYQPRLHVVEVNEDGTEDTNQPGRVQTFTFPETQFIAVTAYQNTDITQLKIDHNPFAKGFRDNYDTIYTGCDMDRLTPSPNDSPRSQIVPGARYAMAGSFLQDQFVSNYAKSRFHPGAGAGPGPGADRSVPHTNGLLSPQQAEDPGAPSPQRWFVAPANNRLDFAASAYDTATDFAGNAATLLSYAAAGVKALPLQAAGCAGRPLGYYADPSGWGARSPPQYCSKSGSVLSCWPNSAAAARMAAGNPYLGEEAESLAPERSPLPGAEDSKPKDLSDSSWIETPSSIKSIDSTDSGIYEQAKRRRISPSDTPVSESSSPLKSEVLTQRDCEKTCAKDIGYYGFYSHS, from the exons ATGCAGCTGGAGCATTGTCTTTCTCCCTCTATCATGCTCTCCAAGAAATTTCTCAATGTGAGCAGCAGTTACCCACATGCAGGCGGATCTGAGCTTGCCTTGCATGATCATCCCATTATCTCGACCACTGACAACCTGGAGAGAAGTTcacctttgaaaaaaattaccagGGGGATGACGAATCAGTCAGATACAGACAATTTTCCTGACTCCAAGGACACACCAGGGGACGTCCAGAGAAATAAACTCTCTCCCGTCTTGGACGGGGTCTCTGAGCTTCGTCACAGTTTCGATGGATCTGCTGCAGATCGCTATCTGCTCTCTCAGTCCAGCCAGCCCCagtctgctgcctctgctcctaGTACCATGTTCCCTTACCCCGGCCAGCATGGACCTGCTCACCCAGCCTTCTCCATCGCCAGCCCCAGCCGCTACATGGCTCACCATCCTGTGATCACCAACGGAGCTTATAACAGCCTCCTGTCCAACTCTTCGCCGCAAGGCTACCCCACGGCGGGCTACCCTTACCCCCAGCAGTACGGCCATTCCTACCAAGGGGCGCCTTTCTACCAGTTCTCCTCCACCCAGCCGGGGCTCGTCCCCGGCAAGGCTCAGGTCTACCTGTGCAACAGGCCGCTCTGGCTGAAATTCCACCGGCACCAGACGGAGATGATCATCACGAAGCAGGGGAG gCGCATGTTCCCTTTCCtaagttttaatatttctggTCTCGATCCCACGGCTCACTACAATATTTTTGTGGATGTAATTTTGGCGGATCCCAACCACTGGAGATTTCAGGGAGGCAAATGGGTTCCTTGCGGCAAGGCGGACACCAATGTACAAG GAAACCGGGTGTACATGCACCCCGACTCCCCCAACACGGGAGCCCACTGGATGCGCCAGGAAATCTCCTTTGGGAAACTAAAACTTACAAACAATAAAGGAGCATCAAACAACAACGGGCAG ATGGTGGTTCTGCAGTCCCTCCACAAGTACCAGCCCCGCCTGCATGTGGTGGAGGTGAACGAAGACGGGACGGAGGACACCAACCAGCCGGGCAGAGTGCAGACCTTCACCTTCCCCGAGACCCAGTTCATAGCGGTCACCGCCTACCAGAACACCGAT ATCACACAGCTGAAAATAGACCACAACCCTTTCGCCAAGGGCTTCCGAGACAATTATGACAC GATCTACACGGGCTGCGATATGGACCGGCTGACGCCGTCTCCCAACGACTCGCCCCGCTCGCAGATCGTGCCCGGGGCCCGCTACGCCATGGCCGGCTCCTTCCTCCAGGACCAGTTCGTGAGTAACTACGCCAAGTCCCGCTTCCACCCCGGGGCAGGAGCCGGCCCGGGGCCCGGCGCCGACCGCAGCGTGCCCCACACCAACGGGCTGCTCTCCCCACAGCAAGCCGAGGACCCGGGGGCCCCGTCGCCGCAGCGCTGGTTCGTCGCCCCCGCCAACAACCGCCTCGACTTCGCCGCCTCCGCCTACGACACGGCCACCGACTTCGCCGGCAACGCGGCCACGCTGCTTTCCTACGCGGCGGCCGGCGTCAAGGCGCTGCCGCTGCAGGCGGCCGGCTGCGCGGGGCGGCCGCTGGGCTACTACGCCGACCCGTCGGGCTGGGGGGCGCGCAGCCCCCCGCAGTACTGCAGCAAGTCGGGCTCGGTGCTCTCCTGCTGGCCCAacagcgcggcggcggcgcgcaTGGCCGCCGGCAACCCCTACCTGGGGGAGGAGGCGGAGAGCCTGGCCCCCGAGCGGTCCCCCTTGCCGGGCGCCGAGGACTCCAAGCCCAAAGATTTGTCCGACTCCAGCTGGATCGAGACGCCGTCGTCCATTAAGTCCATCGACTCCACCGATTCTGGGATTTACGAGCAGGCCAAAAGGCGGCGGATCTCCCCGTCGGACACCCCGGTGTCCGAGAGCTCCTCGCCCCTCAAGAGCGAGGTGCTCACCCAGCGGGACTGCGAAAAGACCTGCGCCAAGGACATCGGCTACTACGGCTTCTACTCGCACAGCTAG